One window of the Etheostoma spectabile isolate EspeVRDwgs_2016 chromosome 16, UIUC_Espe_1.0, whole genome shotgun sequence genome contains the following:
- the LOC116704194 gene encoding proteinase-activated receptor 3 has protein sequence MGKVLFFSLVFVVCLSGTLQKEEKGRRQLQSNSSEVWVVVPRTFLGEHVIQTKSFIVPNGTQAPISSQSPPALQSLSNSTVGYLRGALSTRVIPVIYMLVVAVGIPANIAILCTVGSKIRKVSSAILYCSLAVSDLFLLLSLFFKAHYHFHGNHWVLGEAACRVVTACFYGNLYCSAQTLACISIKRYLAVAHPFMYKGLPKRMFTAWVSVVVWGVFGAAVIPELLVQQSYWIPEVDRITCHDVMPLSSETDIFLLYYNLFLTVFGLLLPLVVTVVCYARIVHELKRSHQDWAMYIKASSLVFVIFLVCFSPAGVLHFLHYVQLFVDRTESLYVHFKVAVCLYCLHACLDPFLFLLMSKSAGSSFNFRAFKKGKTLSLSV, from the exons ATGGGGAAAGTGCTCTTTTTCTCCCTGGTTTTTGTCGTCTGTCTGAGTGGCACCCTTCAAAAGGAAG AGAAAGGGAGAAGACAACTGCAGAGCAACAGCTCCGAGGTTTGGGTTGTTGTGCCCAGAACATTTTTAGGAGAGCACGTTATTCAGACCAAATCCTTTATTGTTCCAAATGGGACACAAGCTCCCATTTCATCCCAGTCCCCTCCAGCTCTGCAGTCTCTAAGCAACAGCACCGTCGGGTACCTACGCGGCGCCCTGAGCACCCGGGTCATCCCCGTTATTTACATGTTGGTTGTTGCTGTGGGGATCCCGGCCAACATCGCCATCTTGTGCACGGTGGGCTCTAAAATCCGAAAAGTGTCCTCCGCCATCCTCTACTGCAGCCTGGCTGTCTCCgacctctttctcctcctctccctcttcttcaAGGCTCACTACCATTTCCATGGAAACCACTGGGTGCTCGGAGAGGCTGCCTGCCGGGTGGTCACGGCCTGTTTCTATGGCAACCTCTACTGCTCAGCCCAGACGCTGGCCTGCATCAGCATCAAGCGCTACCTGGCTGTGGCGCACCCGTTCATGTACAAAGGTCTCCCCAAGAGGATGTTCACCGCCTGGGTCAGCGTGGTGGTTTGGGGGGTGTTCGGTGCCGCCGTCATCCCGGAGCTCCTGGTCCAGCAGAGCTATTGGATCCCAGAGGTGGACCGCATCACCTGCCACGACGTCATGCCTCTTTCCTCTGAGACCGACATCTTTCTGCTCTACTACAACCTGTTTCTGACCGTCTTCGGCCTCCTGCTGCCGCTGGTGGTCACGGTCGTGTGCTACGCCCGAATCGTGCACGAACTGAAGCGATCGCACCAAGACTGGGCGATGTACATCAAGGCCAGCTCGCTGGTGTTTGTCATCTTCCTCGTGTGTTTTTCCCCCGCTGGAGTCCTGCACTTCCTCCATTACGTGCAACTGTTTGTGGACAGAACAGAGAGTTTGTACGTGCACTTTAAAGTGGCGGTGTGTTTGTACTGCCTCCATGCCTGTCTGGACCCCTTCCTGTTTCTTCTCATGTCCAAGTCTGCAGGCTCTTCATTTAACTTCAGGGcctttaaaaaagggaaaaccctGAGCTTATCTGTCTAA